One genomic region from Stackebrandtia nassauensis DSM 44728 encodes:
- a CDS encoding acyltransferase family protein → MKSLSHSEYRSSSRFQALDGLRAVTVLSLVGMHFDFGALQWLIGKGKITVFFVLSGFVITLLLLRDEDKYGKVRLRNFYVRRQFRLLPAYFTVLAVAAVARFNVPDTGQNDGSWPEMAAMLPYYATFTHEWGPGTADVITFVHSWTLSYEQKFYLVWPLIFMALSIWAPRWRLPVTALIAGSCLAVIPVFGARWVQYFALILGCVLGLLLYEERTYRFIRPLTHPVAALFVAAGFLVLHVWVGTQVKFPHDPVLAWYAIGVFVLIISILNTGVVQWILMRRFFLFVGERGYSMYLVHGLAGAAVLSAAPAWGSGSIKTALIIAGVTIVFADGLYRFVELPSAAAGRRFIKWLDERKAARQRAREPIAADTPIPVEPAMAGSTGMASDR, encoded by the coding sequence GTGAAGAGCCTCAGTCATTCCGAGTACCGTTCCTCGTCCCGGTTTCAGGCCCTCGACGGCCTGCGGGCGGTCACCGTACTGAGCCTGGTGGGCATGCACTTCGACTTCGGGGCGCTGCAGTGGCTCATCGGCAAGGGCAAGATCACCGTCTTCTTCGTACTGTCCGGCTTCGTCATCACGCTGCTGCTGTTGCGCGACGAGGACAAGTACGGCAAGGTCCGGCTGCGCAACTTCTACGTCCGGCGCCAGTTCCGGTTGCTGCCCGCGTACTTCACGGTGCTGGCGGTGGCCGCCGTTGCCCGGTTCAACGTGCCCGACACCGGCCAGAACGACGGCAGCTGGCCCGAGATGGCCGCGATGCTGCCCTACTACGCCACCTTCACCCACGAGTGGGGGCCCGGCACCGCCGACGTCATCACCTTCGTGCACTCGTGGACGCTGTCGTACGAGCAGAAGTTCTATCTGGTGTGGCCGTTGATCTTCATGGCGCTGTCCATCTGGGCGCCGCGCTGGCGGCTGCCGGTCACGGCCCTCATCGCCGGCTCCTGTCTGGCCGTGATCCCGGTGTTCGGCGCCCGGTGGGTGCAGTACTTCGCGCTGATCCTCGGCTGTGTCCTGGGGCTGCTGCTGTACGAGGAGCGCACCTACCGCTTCATCCGGCCGCTGACGCACCCGGTGGCGGCGCTGTTCGTGGCGGCGGGTTTCCTGGTGCTGCACGTGTGGGTGGGCACCCAGGTGAAGTTCCCGCACGACCCGGTGCTGGCCTGGTACGCGATCGGCGTGTTCGTCCTGATCATCTCGATCCTCAACACCGGGGTCGTCCAATGGATACTGATGCGCCGGTTCTTCCTGTTCGTCGGTGAACGCGGCTATTCGATGTACCTGGTGCACGGGCTGGCCGGTGCCGCGGTGCTGTCGGCCGCCCCGGCCTGGGGTTCGGGCAGCATCAAGACCGCGCTCATCATCGCCGGGGTGACCATCGTGTTCGCCGACGGCCTGTACCGCTTCGTCGAGCTGCCCTCGGCGGCGGCGGGGCGCCGGTTCATCAAGTGGCTGGACGAACGCAAGGCCGCCCGGCAGCGGGCGAGGGAACCGATCGCCGCGGACACACCGATACCGGTGGAACCCGCGATGGCGGGCTCCACCGGTATGGCCTCGGACCGTTAG